A window from Peromyscus eremicus chromosome 1, PerEre_H2_v1, whole genome shotgun sequence encodes these proteins:
- the LOC131923058 gene encoding zinc finger protein 175-like, whose protein sequence is MLSDMNFCQKPQRLEAEEQEGSCERLVSFEDVTVDFSQEEWQQLNSAQRRLYQDVMLEIYSHLLAVGYPRPEAILKMKEVHFPRQLCQCQGESKHGSPHQICVKAAFPNDVSREITGHSVVEELWQDGDPAKTDQQNQIPLLSSGTFFNQKTLISDNSYECEATGGYIPLGLHLISTQNRSPKCCSFEKTLQPNPNLQANSEHQSSAPKQSNGIVESCQFFTQGPSNAVCTVPNREEKACKSEQLGKVLSPKQPLRQHEIPSQDKPVTYTKYGKVSTAKSALCQQQITNTIETPFICHICGKSFLQKYELSSHPGINRGETPSECPDCAKSLTSTSSLQVSPEVHTKEKPYKCHDCGKSFSYASHLKVHLRIHTGERPYVCSDCGKAFSQKSVLTTHQRIHTGEKPYMCNHCGKLFVYASDLKKHSRFHTGEKPYECLDCGKLFSNKSHLPVHHRIHTGEKPYRCCDCGKSFRRKSHLKVHNRIHTGEKPYVCSDCGKAFSHSSVLSTHQRIHTGERPYTCSDCGKAMSSKAQLNEHQRIHTGEKPYVCIECGKAFSGRSSLQVHRRTHSSEKPFVCPKCGKGFLRKSQLSSHQQTPHTGGNP, encoded by the exons ATGTTGTCTGACATGAATTTCTGCCAGAAGCCCCAGAGACTGGAAGCAGAGGAGCAGGAGGGGTCATGTGAG AGATTGGTGTCATTTGAGGATGTGACCGTGGACTTCAGCCAGGAGGAGTGGCAGCAGCTGAACTCTGCTCAGAGACGCTTGTACCAGGACGTGATGCTGGAGATCTACAGCCACCTCTTGGCAGTGG GGTATCCCAGGCCAGAGGCCATCCTCAAGATGAAGGAAGTTCATTTCCCACGTCAGCTGTGTCAGTGTCAAG GGGAATCAAAGCATGGCTCACCACATCAAATTTGTGTGAAAGCTGCATTTCCAAATGATGTATCAAGAGAAATCACTGGACATTCTGTTGTAGAGGAACTGTGGCAGGATGGTGACCCTGCAAAGACAGATCAGCAAAACCAGATCCCACTCTTGAGTTCTGGTACTTTCTTCAACCAGAAAACACTGATAAGTGACAATAGTTATGAGTGTGAAGCCACTGGGGGATATATACCTTTAGGCCTCCACCTCATTTCCACACAAAACAGATCTCCAAAATGTTGCTCATTTGAAAAAACTTTGCAGCCTAACCCTAACCTTCAAGCAAATAGTGAACATCAAAGCAGTGCCCCAAAGCAGTCTAATGGCATTGTTGAATCCTGTCAGTTCTTCACACAAGGCCCTTCTAATGCTGTGTGCACAGTtcctaacagagaagagaaagcatgCAAAAGTGAACAGCTAGGAAAAGTTCTCAGCCCTAAGCAGCCACTTAGACAGCATGAAATTCCTTCTCAGGACAAGCCGGTTACATATACCAAATATGGGAAAGTCTCCACTGCTAAGTCAGCTTTGTGTCAGCAGCAAATAACGAACACTATAGAGACACCTTTTATTTGTCACATATGTGGAAAATCCTTCCTTCAGAAATATGAGTTGAGTTCTCATCCAGGAATAAACAGAGGAGAGACACCTTCTGAATGTCCTGACTGTGCAAAATCACTTACAAGTACATCCAGCCTGCAGGTGTCTCCTGAAGTCCACACAAAggaaaaaccttacaaatgccATGACTGTGGGAAATCATTCAGCTATGCATCCCACCTAAAGGTACATCTTCGAATACACACAGGTGAGAGACCTTATGTGTGTTCTGACTGTGGGAAGGCCTTTAGCCAAAAATCAGTCCTCACCAcacatcagagaattcacactGGGGAGAAGCCTTACATGTGTAACCACTGTGGGAAATTGTTTGTTTATGCATCAGATCTGAAGAAGCACAGTCGGTTTCACACAGGGGAGAAGCCTTATGAGTGCCTTGACTGTGGGAAGTTGTTCAGTAATAAGTCCCACCTGCCTGTGCATCATCGAATTCACACTGGTGAGAAACCTTACAGATGCTGTGACTGTGGGAAATCCTTCAGAAGAAAATCCCACCTTAAAGTACACAATCGAATACACACTGGTGAGAAGCCTTATGTGTGCTCTGATTGCGGGAAGGCCTTCAGCCacagttcggttctcagcacacatcagagaattcacactGGGGAGAGGCCTTACACTTGCAGTGACTGTGGGAAAGCCATGTCATCTAAAGCCCAACTGAATGAGCATCAGAGAATCCACACAGGTGAGAAACCATACGTGTGCATTGAATGTGGGAAAGCTTTCAGTGGCAGatcttctttgcaagtacatcGTAGAACTCACAGTAGTGAAAAACCTTTTGTCTGTCCCAAATGTGGGAAAGGCTTCCTGCGCAAGTCACAGTTGTCATCTCACCAACAAACTCCTCACACTGGTGGGAATCCTTAG